One genomic segment of Clostridium saccharoperbutylacetonicum N1-4(HMT) includes these proteins:
- a CDS encoding sugar phosphate isomerase/epimerase family protein, protein MDNKLEKQGRPKRGVSLYSYNGDYGVSMDLEDMFAEMKDMGARGLEILANSHIEGYPNHSEDWFQKWDRLIIEYDIVPVEYGHWVDSRLYMGRELTSEESLVMLERDFKIANRLGFTVLRTKLGVIDDDLTPVTNWREFIKMALPLAEKYNVRMCPEIHAPTLLNSKMVKEFVEFIEETGTKYFGLNIDFGVFQTKYLDASEYGPGDWVQPPGNHSEVEEIIPLLPYVYCCHAKFVKMSEECEEVVIPYEKIINTLIEQKWDGYMLSEYEGPYAKKAGYPSIQVRRQHIMMKKLLGE, encoded by the coding sequence ATGGATAATAAGCTTGAAAAACAAGGAAGACCAAAAAGAGGCGTATCATTGTATAGCTATAATGGAGATTATGGTGTTTCTATGGATTTAGAAGATATGTTTGCTGAGATGAAGGATATGGGTGCAAGGGGATTAGAAATTTTAGCAAATTCTCATATAGAAGGTTACCCAAACCATAGTGAGGATTGGTTTCAAAAATGGGATAGACTTATTATAGAATATGATATTGTACCTGTTGAATACGGGCATTGGGTAGATTCTCGTTTGTATATGGGTAGAGAACTTACATCTGAGGAATCTCTTGTTATGTTAGAACGAGATTTTAAAATTGCTAATAGATTAGGATTCACTGTTCTTCGTACTAAGTTAGGGGTTATTGATGATGATTTAACACCAGTAACAAATTGGAGAGAGTTTATAAAAATGGCGTTGCCTTTAGCTGAAAAATATAATGTTCGTATGTGTCCTGAAATTCATGCTCCTACTCTTTTAAATTCTAAAATGGTTAAAGAATTTGTTGAATTTATTGAGGAAACAGGTACTAAATATTTTGGTTTGAACATTGATTTTGGTGTATTCCAAACTAAGTATTTAGATGCAAGTGAATATGGACCAGGGGATTGGGTACAACCACCAGGTAATCATAGTGAAGTAGAAGAGATTATTCCATTACTTCCATATGTATATTGCTGTCATGCAAAATTTGTAAAGATGTCAGAAGAGTGTGAGGAAGTTGTAATACCTTATGAAAAAATCATAAATACTTTAATAGAACAAAAATGGGATGGGTATATGTTAAGTGAGTACGAAGGACCATATGCCAAAAAGGCTGGATATCCTTCTATACAGGTAAGAAGACAGCATATAATGATGAAGAAATTACTAGGAGAATAG
- a CDS encoding IS1/IS1595 family N-terminal zinc-binding domain-containing protein, whose amino-acid sequence MIKTDTNFNLLNSHITALIKKDICSNRNIEKCPICESKHYIKYGSFKGFQRYKCKECGKTFSNVTKSLWSYSKKDSSKWIKFTEYVLERKSLRFCAEKLEISLVTAFYWRHKVLQGLNYESVPANLNGDVHIAKKLIPENFKGSRNLTITVRHNIWVIAAKSDENSIIVKPISRCHWHLPSFNKRIYYLIDEKAYIVPYGDRYISLVAKAHNKKRKKEVQNDKIIWPFQIILEKWLKKYHGVASKYLEKYLSLFILYITKKEMNYMEIFKKLSLENKFIKTSDIGISNINPIGVVL is encoded by the coding sequence TTGATAAAAACTGATACCAATTTTAATTTATTAAACTCTCATATTACTGCATTGATAAAAAAGGATATCTGTTCAAATAGAAATATTGAAAAATGTCCTATTTGTGAGTCAAAACACTACATCAAATATGGATCATTTAAAGGATTTCAGAGATATAAGTGTAAAGAATGTGGCAAAACCTTTTCTAATGTAACAAAGTCCTTATGGAGTTATTCAAAAAAGGACTCTAGTAAATGGATTAAATTTACTGAATATGTGCTTGAAAGAAAATCTTTAAGATTTTGTGCAGAAAAATTAGAAATAAGCTTAGTTACAGCTTTTTATTGGAGACATAAAGTATTGCAGGGACTTAACTATGAGAGTGTTCCAGCAAATTTAAACGGAGATGTACATATTGCTAAAAAATTAATTCCTGAGAATTTTAAAGGAAGCAGAAATCTCACTATAACAGTACGCCACAATATTTGGGTTATAGCTGCAAAAAGCGATGAAAATTCTATTATAGTTAAACCAATTTCACGATGTCATTGGCATTTACCTAGCTTTAATAAAAGAATTTATTATTTAATTGATGAGAAAGCTTATATAGTGCCATATGGTGATCGATATATTTCTTTAGTTGCAAAAGCACATAATAAAAAGCGTAAAAAAGAAGTTCAGAATGATAAAATAATCTGGCCATTCCAAATTATTTTAGAGAAATGGCTTAAAAAATATCATGGTGTTGCTTCAAAATATTTAGAAAAATACCTTTCACTTTTTATATTATATATTACAAAAAAAGAGATGAATTATATGGAAATATTCAAGAAATTATCTCTTGAAAACAAATTTATTAAGACATCTGATATAGGAATATCAAATATAAACCCAATTGGAGTAGTGCTATAA
- a CDS encoding GH39 family glycosyl hydrolase, which translates to MLSYGEETLEEVNYNFTKIDKLIDFLYSINLKPFIELGNKAKVLSITSNKAMYFRNPSKQEKHFKKSLELLEKFIVHCINRYGITEVSKWYFEFWKEGEIDYVFWNGNFHKYVEEFKCYHDTVKKIVPEAKVGGPGFNTEVNKKWFGEFLNQLKRTNTRLDFLSVSLYPYELIEDNKIEEIEKKNNRISEEHEYKTRLLPSKDRNYSKVQLTKIKKIIKDTGIEIQEIHVTEYNSSISHRHPANDTIFKAAYITKNIIDTLDETDSFGYWFCSDISGELNDSKNLLYGDMGIISANGISKPGFYAYEMLAKLGNSLIKKGEGYVITKESSYSYQIITYNYKHFNYFYCLSEEASVNLDQYYNIFENEQKLNINITLSGVKKGRYRIKKYILNREHGSIFDEWLNMNSIYNIKKDEIDYLKQICVPKQKVFYMESIEELKVESCLSPHEVNLYDITFEYSKS; encoded by the coding sequence ATGCTTAGTTATGGAGAAGAGACCTTGGAGGAAGTAAATTATAACTTTACCAAAATAGATAAATTGATTGATTTCTTGTATAGCATAAATTTAAAACCGTTTATTGAGTTGGGAAATAAGGCTAAAGTTCTAAGTATTACATCGAATAAAGCTATGTATTTTAGAAATCCTTCAAAACAAGAAAAACATTTCAAGAAATCTTTAGAGTTATTAGAAAAATTTATTGTACATTGTATTAATAGATATGGAATAACGGAGGTATCAAAATGGTATTTTGAATTTTGGAAAGAAGGAGAAATTGATTATGTTTTCTGGAATGGAAATTTTCATAAGTATGTAGAAGAATTTAAGTGCTATCATGATACAGTAAAAAAAATAGTACCAGAGGCTAAAGTAGGAGGACCTGGCTTTAATACAGAGGTAAATAAAAAATGGTTTGGCGAGTTTTTAAATCAGTTAAAAAGAACAAATACTAGGCTGGACTTTTTATCAGTATCACTATATCCATATGAACTTATTGAAGATAACAAAATTGAAGAAATTGAGAAGAAAAATAATAGAATAAGTGAAGAACATGAATATAAAACTCGATTACTTCCTTCAAAAGATAGAAATTATTCAAAAGTACAGCTTACCAAAATTAAAAAAATAATTAAAGATACAGGAATTGAAATTCAAGAAATTCATGTTACAGAGTACAATTCTAGTATATCTCATCGCCATCCAGCTAATGACACAATCTTTAAAGCAGCTTATATTACTAAAAATATAATAGATACTTTAGATGAAACAGATAGTTTTGGATATTGGTTTTGCTCTGATATATCTGGAGAATTAAATGATTCAAAAAATCTATTATATGGAGATATGGGAATAATAAGTGCTAATGGAATAAGTAAACCAGGATTTTATGCTTATGAAATGTTGGCGAAACTAGGAAATAGTTTGATAAAAAAGGGTGAGGGATATGTTATAACAAAAGAATCTTCTTATAGTTATCAAATTATTACGTATAATTATAAACATTTCAATTATTTTTATTGCTTAAGTGAGGAAGCATCAGTAAACTTAGATCAATATTATAATATTTTTGAGAACGAACAAAAATTAAATATAAATATAACTTTAAGCGGAGTAAAAAAAGGAAGATATCGTATAAAAAAATATATTTTAAATAGAGAGCACGGGAGTATTTTTGATGAATGGCTAAATATGAATTCTATTTACAATATTAAAAAAGATGAAATTGATTACTTAAAACAAATTTGTGTGCCTAAACAGAAAGTTTTCTATATGGAAAGTATAGAAGAATTAAAAGTGGAAAGCTGTCTTTCACCACATGAAGTTAATCTGTATGATATTACTTTTGAGTATAGCAAATCATAA
- a CDS encoding helix-turn-helix transcriptional regulator, with amino-acid sequence MGNASKNVNENNIPIVITLNKVKRIFSNVQKNMEFLFVLKGELKAIINNKNYKLSESDVLLINNGDIYELYGEEENIVLSMQIDNDFANNVMRGEQSLFLCNSSIDANENYNNIRKILSKIMYEYSIKKNRYDFKVMSLLYDLIYLLDMNFTIVEEYKMQTLEIKNSKHIERINNILAYIKQNYYKQISLQDVAAAQYLTPEYLSKFFKSHMNMTLLKYLNEYRLSQAVKELIRKDNSVTIVSMNNGFPNLAAFNKIFKEVYDTTPAEYRTQIRKKQEISNKDEKIELEITKVDYNQALEKLTQYVAHEEENYNKFPQNDLVKSVTVNADVDKIKQVTHSWRNLINLGYAQDGLRSDFQQQLTHIQNKI; translated from the coding sequence GTGGGGAATGCAAGTAAAAATGTTAATGAAAATAATATACCAATAGTAATTACATTAAATAAAGTTAAAAGAATTTTTTCAAATGTTCAAAAGAATATGGAATTTTTATTTGTTCTTAAAGGCGAGCTGAAGGCTATTATAAATAATAAAAACTATAAATTATCAGAATCTGATGTGTTGTTAATTAATAATGGGGATATATATGAGCTTTATGGTGAAGAGGAAAATATTGTTTTATCAATGCAAATTGACAATGATTTCGCCAATAATGTTATGAGAGGTGAGCAAAGTCTATTTTTATGCAATTCTTCTATTGATGCAAATGAAAATTACAATAATATTAGAAAAATATTATCCAAGATAATGTACGAATATTCTATTAAGAAGAACAGGTATGACTTTAAAGTGATGTCTTTATTATATGATTTAATTTATTTATTAGATATGAATTTTACGATTGTAGAAGAGTATAAAATGCAAACTTTAGAAATTAAAAATAGTAAGCATATTGAACGAATAAATAATATATTAGCTTATATTAAACAAAATTATTATAAACAAATTTCTTTGCAAGATGTAGCTGCTGCTCAATATTTAACTCCTGAATATTTATCTAAGTTCTTTAAAAGTCATATGAATATGACTTTATTAAAATATTTAAATGAGTATCGATTGTCTCAAGCAGTAAAGGAACTTATTCGAAAAGATAATTCTGTGACTATAGTTTCAATGAATAATGGATTCCCTAATTTGGCTGCATTTAATAAAATATTTAAGGAAGTATATGATACTACACCAGCGGAATATCGTACTCAAATTAGAAAAAAACAAGAAATAAGTAACAAAGATGAAAAAATAGAATTAGAAATAACTAAAGTTGATTATAATCAAGCGTTAGAAAAGTTGACTCAATATGTAGCTCATGAAGAGGAAAACTATAATAAATTTCCACAAAATGATTTAGTGAAAAGTGTTACAGTAAATGCTGATGTAGACAAGATAAAACAAGTTACACATTCATGGAGAAACTTAATTAATCTTGGTTATGCTCAAGATGGTCTTAGATCAGATTTTCAGCAGCAGTTAACGCATATACAAAATAAAATTTAA
- a CDS encoding ROK family glucokinase: MRNYGFGIDIGGTTIKMGLFKVDGSLIEKWEVDTRREENGKYILIDIAKEINDKLEEKGIQKNDVVGVGLGVPGPVSNDGTVLKCVNLGWGIFNVEETLSELIDLPVKAGNDANVAALGEMWQGGGKGYKNVVMVTLGTGVGGGIIIDGNIISGTNGAGGEIGHIKVVKNETETCGCGKKGCLEQYASATGIVKEAKKLLNSKERPSLLRNYSEITAKLIFDAAKEGDELANILVEDLGEKLGGTLANVSCVCDPEVFVIGGGVSKAGMILINVIRKHFIEKAFHACEGTKFELAKLGNDAGIYGGVKLVLDI, translated from the coding sequence GTGAGAAATTATGGATTTGGAATAGATATAGGTGGAACAACAATAAAAATGGGACTATTTAAAGTGGATGGATCCTTGATAGAAAAGTGGGAAGTGGATACAAGAAGAGAGGAAAATGGCAAGTATATTTTAATTGATATTGCTAAAGAAATAAATGATAAGTTAGAGGAAAAAGGAATACAAAAAAATGATGTGGTTGGGGTTGGACTTGGAGTTCCTGGTCCAGTAAGCAATGATGGAACTGTTTTAAAATGTGTTAATTTAGGATGGGGAATATTTAATGTTGAAGAAACTTTAAGTGAACTTATCGATCTTCCAGTAAAAGCTGGTAATGATGCTAATGTGGCTGCATTAGGTGAAATGTGGCAAGGCGGGGGAAAAGGTTATAAAAATGTAGTAATGGTGACACTTGGAACAGGTGTTGGTGGTGGAATTATTATTGATGGAAATATTATCTCAGGAACAAATGGTGCTGGTGGAGAAATAGGACATATTAAAGTGGTTAAAAACGAAACTGAAACCTGTGGATGCGGAAAAAAAGGATGTCTTGAACAATATGCTTCAGCTACAGGAATTGTAAAAGAAGCAAAAAAACTTTTAAATAGTAAAGAAAGACCTTCGTTACTAAGAAATTATAGTGAAATCACAGCAAAATTAATATTTGATGCAGCAAAAGAAGGAGATGAATTAGCTAACATATTAGTTGAAGATTTGGGTGAAAAATTAGGTGGAACACTAGCTAATGTTTCATGTGTATGTGATCCAGAAGTTTTTGTAATTGGAGGAGGAGTATCAAAGGCAGGAATGATTCTTATAAATGTTATAAGAAAGCACTTTATTGAAAAAGCTTTCCATGCATGTGAAGGTACAAAATTTGAACTTGCAAAGCTTGGAAATGATGCTGGGATTTATGGTGGAGTAAAATTAGTATTAGATATATAA
- a CDS encoding Gfo/Idh/MocA family protein → MKKLKIGFIGCGGIANGKHFPALSKLTDKVELVAFCDIIEERAVEAAKKYGTADAKVYTDYKELIKDESIDVIHVLTPNVSHSEITVASLEAGKHVMCEKPMAINSAEAQLMLDAAKRTGKKLTIGYQNRFRSDSLETKEACANGELGDIYMAKAHAIRRRGVPTWGVFPDKSKQGGGPLIDIGTHALDLTLWFMDNYKPKTVFGSVYQKLGTLEHGPEGNMFGPWDPKTYEVEDSAFGFIKMENGATIYLEAAWALNMINPKEAQVTLCGTDAGAEMFGLAFADQGYTIFNKAAHGKLVQTQPSDAGGVFGFEGAGQLEQRDAEAIQWIDAILNDTEPLVKPEQAFVVTQILEAIYKSAETGKPVEL, encoded by the coding sequence ATGAAAAAATTAAAAATTGGTTTTATTGGCTGTGGTGGAATTGCAAATGGAAAGCATTTTCCAGCATTATCAAAGTTAACAGATAAGGTAGAATTAGTTGCTTTTTGTGATATTATTGAGGAAAGAGCAGTAGAAGCTGCAAAGAAATATGGTACAGCTGATGCTAAAGTTTATACTGATTATAAAGAATTAATAAAAGATGAAAGTATTGATGTCATTCATGTATTAACTCCAAATGTATCACACTCAGAAATTACAGTTGCTTCTTTAGAAGCTGGAAAACATGTTATGTGTGAAAAGCCAATGGCAATTAACAGTGCTGAAGCACAATTGATGTTAGATGCTGCTAAGAGAACAGGAAAGAAATTAACTATTGGATATCAAAATCGTTTCCGTTCTGATTCACTTGAAACAAAAGAAGCTTGTGCAAATGGTGAATTAGGTGACATATACATGGCGAAAGCTCATGCTATAAGACGTAGAGGAGTTCCTACATGGGGAGTATTCCCAGACAAATCTAAGCAAGGTGGAGGTCCATTAATAGATATCGGAACTCATGCTTTAGACTTAACATTATGGTTCATGGATAATTACAAACCAAAAACTGTATTTGGATCAGTTTATCAAAAATTAGGAACATTAGAACATGGACCAGAAGGAAACATGTTTGGACCATGGGATCCAAAAACTTATGAAGTAGAAGATTCAGCTTTTGGATTTATTAAAATGGAAAATGGTGCAACTATATACTTAGAAGCTGCTTGGGCATTAAACATGATTAACCCAAAAGAAGCACAAGTAACATTATGTGGAACAGATGCCGGAGCTGAAATGTTTGGTTTAGCCTTTGCTGATCAAGGATATACTATATTTAATAAAGCTGCACATGGTAAATTAGTACAAACTCAACCTTCAGATGCAGGCGGAGTATTTGGATTTGAAGGAGCAGGGCAATTAGAACAACGTGATGCAGAAGCTATTCAATGGATAGATGCTATCTTAAATGATACAGAACCATTAGTTAAACCTGAACAAGCATTTGTAGTAACACAAATATTAGAAGCAATTTATAAATCAGCTGAAACTGGTAAACCAGTAGAACTATAA
- a CDS encoding methyl-accepting chemotaxis protein yields MSVKGKIVNSTLESIKFKLIIAIVIVQCFSSYIGQAVNFVIARGKEALQRVGVPTFFLDGDIGIFVSAAISIIISVFIIVYIYDNLVLKRLKKVLDFTQKLGNGDLSEELNFKGNDDISKLGDSLNKASSNMKVLLSDIIDISKNINTSSHELLKSTKSSYSNINAINSTSSVLSTDASTLIATTEKANMSIEEIIKTNDLLLSKVKAGLTSSEEMELRASQMKQKVSNSLEKANLTYSEKQEKILKAIEAGKIVEEIRLMSDTIKGIAEQTNLLALNASIEASRAGEQGKGFAVVAEEVRTLAEQSSEAISNVENLVSQVRAVFDNLSVSSQDILAYIDNNVKADYELLLETGDQYQNDAKLINSISTEVTSSAKLMNTSIEEISKVVDKVVEISGKTSDSTGEINSSLSEISNIMNEAKDSMENQVSLANRLETSVEKFTL; encoded by the coding sequence ATGAGCGTAAAAGGAAAAATAGTAAATTCAACATTGGAATCTATTAAATTTAAATTGATAATTGCTATTGTAATTGTTCAATGCTTTAGTTCTTACATAGGACAAGCTGTAAATTTTGTTATAGCAAGAGGAAAGGAAGCATTGCAAAGAGTTGGGGTTCCTACTTTCTTTTTAGATGGAGATATTGGTATTTTTGTATCTGCAGCTATAAGCATAATAATATCAGTATTTATAATAGTATATATTTATGATAATTTAGTTTTAAAGAGGCTTAAAAAAGTATTGGATTTTACTCAAAAACTAGGAAATGGGGATTTATCTGAGGAACTCAATTTTAAAGGAAATGATGATATAAGCAAATTGGGAGATAGTTTAAATAAAGCTAGTTCAAATATGAAAGTATTGTTATCAGATATAATTGATATTTCTAAAAATATTAATACTTCAAGTCATGAATTGTTAAAATCAACAAAAAGCTCATATTCAAATATAAATGCTATTAATTCAACGTCATCTGTATTATCAACTGATGCATCGACTTTAATAGCTACAACTGAAAAAGCAAATATGTCTATTGAAGAAATTATAAAAACAAATGATTTACTTTTATCTAAAGTAAAAGCAGGATTAACTTCATCAGAAGAGATGGAATTAAGGGCTTCACAAATGAAGCAAAAAGTTTCTAACTCTCTTGAAAAAGCAAATTTGACTTATAGTGAAAAACAAGAAAAAATTCTTAAAGCAATTGAAGCTGGTAAAATAGTAGAAGAAATTAGACTTATGTCAGATACTATAAAAGGCATAGCGGAACAAACAAATCTTCTTGCTTTAAATGCATCTATTGAAGCGTCAAGGGCAGGTGAACAAGGTAAAGGTTTCGCAGTTGTAGCAGAAGAAGTAAGAACTTTAGCAGAACAATCTTCAGAAGCTATTTCAAATGTAGAAAATTTGGTTTCTCAAGTAAGAGCAGTTTTTGATAACCTTTCAGTGAGTTCACAAGATATTCTTGCTTATATAGATAATAATGTTAAGGCTGACTATGAGTTGTTGCTAGAAACAGGAGATCAATATCAAAATGATGCGAAGCTTATAAACAGCATATCAACAGAAGTAACATCTTCTGCTAAACTTATGAATACATCAATTGAAGAAATTAGTAAAGTAGTAGATAAGGTTGTTGAGATATCTGGGAAAACTTCTGATTCTACAGGTGAAATTAATTCTAGTTTATCAGAAATAAGTAATATAATGAATGAAGCTAAGGATTCCATGGAAAATCAAGTTAGCTTAGCTAATAGGTTAGAAACCTCTGTTGAAAAATTCACTTTGTAA